The following are encoded together in the Tribolium castaneum strain GA2 chromosome 3, icTriCast1.1, whole genome shotgun sequence genome:
- the LOC655493 gene encoding RNA transcription, translation and transport factor protein, with the protein MVKRLLSALEYPQCDVNVNDEATFRKIVAWLELNKINKADSNVANGLKNVTSNDWPNHFQKYKEALGVPNLQSHQEQLQWLLGYAVQIETHNNREVYIKHAVENLKATNVPTVVTENPLDKLDFHSKEFAEGITKLAQLLNITPHPDPLVTLKAVAKLVTTRLSPQAQANPSEVIIKGTPFPFQEADLGFDLNDPVLNQAAKVLRILYIHDLRDLQTKANELIVAVQNITANPKTDTKLGKVGK; encoded by the exons atggttAAAAGGCTCTTATCAGCATTAGAGTACCCACAGTGTGATGTGAACGTTAACG ACGAAGCAACATTCagaaaaattgtggcatggttggaattaaataaaattaataaagctgATTCTAACGTGGCAAAtggtcttaaaaacgtaacgTCAAATGATTGGCCTAACCATTTTCAAAAGTACAAGGAAGCTCTAGGTGTACCCAATTTACAGAGCCATCAAGAACAACTCCAGTGGCTTTTAGGTTATGCTGTGCAAATCGAGACtcataataata ggGAAGTATACATTAAACATGCAGTTGAGAACTTAAAGGCAACTAATGTTCCAACTGTTGTCACTGAAAATCCCCTTGATAAATTAGATT TCCACAGTAAAGAATTTGCAGAAGGTATTACAAAATTGGCACAACTATTAAATATAACGCCCCATCCTGACCCGCTTGTGACCTTAAAAGCAGTTGCAAAGCTTGTAACTACAAGACTGTCGCCACAAGCTCAAGCCAATCCAAGCGAAGTCATAATAAAG gGCACACCTTTTCCTTTTCAAGAAGCTGACTTGGGGTTTGATTTGAATGATCCTGTTTTAAATCAAGCGGCAAAAGTATTAAGAATTTTATACATCCATGATCTAAGAGATTTGCAAACGAAAGCCAATGAACTAATTGTGGCCGTTCAAAACATCACAGCTAATCCTAAAACTGACACAAAGCTGGGAAAAGTCGGAAAATGA
- the LOC100142184 gene encoding F-box/LRR-repeat protein 20 isoform X2 encodes MAVDTMKQQLTKVLSDDEALINKKLPKELLLRIFSYIDVVSLCRCAQVSKAWNVLALDGSNWQRIDLFDFQKDVEGPIIENISRRCGGFLRQLSLRGCQSIADGSMKTLAQLCPNVEDLNLNGCKKLTDASCTAFSKHCSKLQKLNLDGCSAITDNSLKALSDGCPNLTHINISWSNNVTENGVEALARGCRKLKSFISKGCKQITSRAVICLARFCDQLEVVNLLGCCHITDEAVQALAEKCPKLHYLCLSGCSALTDASLIALAQKCTLLSTLEVAGCSQFTDAGFQALARSCRYLEKMDLDECVLITDNTLIHLAMGCPRIEYLTLSHCELITDEGIRHLSMSPCAAENLTVLELDNCPLVTDASLEHLISCHNLQRVELYDCQLITRVGIRRLRNHLPNIKVHAYFAPVTPPPSAGGSRQRYCRCCVIL; translated from the exons ATGGCTGTAGATACGATGAAACAACAG TTAACTAAAGTGTTGTCTGATGACGAAGCCCTCATTAACAAGAAATTGCCAAAGGAGCTCCTGCTTCGGATTTTCTCCTACATAGACGTAGTGTCGTTGTGTCGGTGTGCCCAAGTGTCTAAAGCATGGAATGTCCTGGCTTTAGACGGCTCAAACTGGCAAAGAATCGACTTGTTTGACTTTCAGAAAGACGTAGag GGCCCTATTATCGAAAATATATCTCGAAGATGTGGCGGGTTTCTGCGCCAATTGTCACTGCGTGGCTGCCAGTCTATCGCAGACGGCTCCATGAAAACCCTAGCTCAACTGTGCCCAAACGTGGAAGATTTAAATCTCAACGGTTGTAAAAAACTGACTGATGCCTCCTGCACGGCTTTTTCTAAACACTGTTCTAAACTTCAGAAACTTAACTTAGACGGTTGTTCGGCAATCACCGACAATTCCCTGAAAGCGTTGAGTGACGGTTGTCCGAATTTGACTCACATCAACATTAGCTGGTCGAACAACGTTACAGAAAACGGCGTGGAGGCGCTAGCGCGAGGGTGCCGAAAACTCAAAAGCTTTATCAGTAAAGGGTGTAAACAGATTACTTCTCGAGCTGTTATTTGTCTAGCTAGGTTCTGCGATCAATTAGAAGTTGTTAATTTGCTTGGTTGTTGT CACATAACCGACGAGGCTGTGCAGGCTTTGGCTGAAAAGTGTCCAAAGTTGCACTATCTGTGTCTTTCAGGATGTTCGGCATTGACGGACGCTTCGCTCATAGCGTTGGCTCAAAAATGTACGCTTTTGTCAACGCTTGAAGTCGCTGGATGCTCGCAGTTCACTGATGCCGGTTTTCAAGCACTTGCCAGA AGCTGCCGTTACCTCGAGAAAATGGACTTGGACGAATGTGTTTTGATAACGGATAATACCCTGATACACTTAGCCATGGGTTGCCCACGGATTGAATATTTG ACTCTCTCTCACTGCGAGCTGATCACGGACGAGGGCATAAGACACTTGTCGATGTCCCCGTGCGCCGCAGAAAACCTCACCGTTTTAGAATTAGACAATTGCCCACTGGTTACCGACGCTTCCCTCGAACACTTAATATCATGCCATAATTTACAACGAGTCGAACTTTATGATTGTCAGCTCATCACACGGGTTGGAATTAGACGATTAAGA AACCATTTACCCAATATTAAAGTCCACGCTTACTTTGCACCAGTTACGCCCCCACCTTCGGCCGGAGGATCCCGTCAAAGGTATTGTAGGTGCTGTGTAATTCTATGA
- the LOC100142184 gene encoding F-box/LRR-repeat protein 20 isoform X3 — MIYAGRNKLESARTSPLEGNNELSATVSNLARRWWRSKKHSKGSSKETNSLMAVDTMKQQLTKVLSDDEALINKKLPKELLLRIFSYIDVVSLCRCAQVSKAWNVLALDGSNWQRIDLFDFQKDVEGPIIENISRRCGGFLRQLSLRGCQSIADGSMKTLAQLCPNVEDLNLNGCKKLTDASCTAFSKHCSKLQKLNLDGCSAITDNSLKALSDGCPNLTHINISWSNNVTENGVEALARGCRKLKSFISKGCKQITSRAVICLARFCDQLEVVNLLGCCHITDEAVQALAEKCPKLHYLCLSGCSALTDASLIALAQKCTLLSTLEVAGCSQFTDAGFQALARSCRYLEKMDLDECVLITDNTLIHLAMGCPRIEYLTLSHCELITDEGIRHLSMSPCAAENLTVLELDNCPLVTDASLEHLISCHNLQRVELYDCQLITRVGIRRLRNHLPNIKVHAYFAPVTPPPSAGGSRQRYCRCCVIL, encoded by the exons ATGATTTATGCGGGTAGGAACAAGCTTGAG TCTGCTCGCACATCACCTCTGGAAGGGAATAATGAACTAAGTGCAACTGTTTCTAATCTAGCACGCCGTTGGTGGCGAAGTAAAAAACATTCTAAAGGCTCTAGTAAAGAAACCAATTCACTAATGGCTGTAGATACGATGAAACAACAG TTAACTAAAGTGTTGTCTGATGACGAAGCCCTCATTAACAAGAAATTGCCAAAGGAGCTCCTGCTTCGGATTTTCTCCTACATAGACGTAGTGTCGTTGTGTCGGTGTGCCCAAGTGTCTAAAGCATGGAATGTCCTGGCTTTAGACGGCTCAAACTGGCAAAGAATCGACTTGTTTGACTTTCAGAAAGACGTAGag GGCCCTATTATCGAAAATATATCTCGAAGATGTGGCGGGTTTCTGCGCCAATTGTCACTGCGTGGCTGCCAGTCTATCGCAGACGGCTCCATGAAAACCCTAGCTCAACTGTGCCCAAACGTGGAAGATTTAAATCTCAACGGTTGTAAAAAACTGACTGATGCCTCCTGCACGGCTTTTTCTAAACACTGTTCTAAACTTCAGAAACTTAACTTAGACGGTTGTTCGGCAATCACCGACAATTCCCTGAAAGCGTTGAGTGACGGTTGTCCGAATTTGACTCACATCAACATTAGCTGGTCGAACAACGTTACAGAAAACGGCGTGGAGGCGCTAGCGCGAGGGTGCCGAAAACTCAAAAGCTTTATCAGTAAAGGGTGTAAACAGATTACTTCTCGAGCTGTTATTTGTCTAGCTAGGTTCTGCGATCAATTAGAAGTTGTTAATTTGCTTGGTTGTTGT CACATAACCGACGAGGCTGTGCAGGCTTTGGCTGAAAAGTGTCCAAAGTTGCACTATCTGTGTCTTTCAGGATGTTCGGCATTGACGGACGCTTCGCTCATAGCGTTGGCTCAAAAATGTACGCTTTTGTCAACGCTTGAAGTCGCTGGATGCTCGCAGTTCACTGATGCCGGTTTTCAAGCACTTGCCAGA AGCTGCCGTTACCTCGAGAAAATGGACTTGGACGAATGTGTTTTGATAACGGATAATACCCTGATACACTTAGCCATGGGTTGCCCACGGATTGAATATTTG ACTCTCTCTCACTGCGAGCTGATCACGGACGAGGGCATAAGACACTTGTCGATGTCCCCGTGCGCCGCAGAAAACCTCACCGTTTTAGAATTAGACAATTGCCCACTGGTTACCGACGCTTCCCTCGAACACTTAATATCATGCCATAATTTACAACGAGTCGAACTTTATGATTGTCAGCTCATCACACGGGTTGGAATTAGACGATTAAGA AACCATTTACCCAATATTAAAGTCCACGCTTACTTTGCACCAGTTACGCCCCCACCTTCGGCCGGAGGATCCCGTCAAAGGTATTGTAGGTGCTGTGTAATTCTATGA
- the LOC100142184 gene encoding F-box/LRR-repeat protein 20 isoform X1, translating into MIYAGRNKLELTKVLSDDEALINKKLPKELLLRIFSYIDVVSLCRCAQVSKAWNVLALDGSNWQRIDLFDFQKDVEGPIIENISRRCGGFLRQLSLRGCQSIADGSMKTLAQLCPNVEDLNLNGCKKLTDASCTAFSKHCSKLQKLNLDGCSAITDNSLKALSDGCPNLTHINISWSNNVTENGVEALARGCRKLKSFISKGCKQITSRAVICLARFCDQLEVVNLLGCCHITDEAVQALAEKCPKLHYLCLSGCSALTDASLIALAQKCTLLSTLEVAGCSQFTDAGFQALARSCRYLEKMDLDECVLITDNTLIHLAMGCPRIEYLTLSHCELITDEGIRHLSMSPCAAENLTVLELDNCPLVTDASLEHLISCHNLQRVELYDCQLITRVGIRRLRNHLPNIKVHAYFAPVTPPPSAGGSRQRYCRCCVIL; encoded by the exons ATGATTTATGCGGGTAGGAACAAGCTTGAG TTAACTAAAGTGTTGTCTGATGACGAAGCCCTCATTAACAAGAAATTGCCAAAGGAGCTCCTGCTTCGGATTTTCTCCTACATAGACGTAGTGTCGTTGTGTCGGTGTGCCCAAGTGTCTAAAGCATGGAATGTCCTGGCTTTAGACGGCTCAAACTGGCAAAGAATCGACTTGTTTGACTTTCAGAAAGACGTAGag GGCCCTATTATCGAAAATATATCTCGAAGATGTGGCGGGTTTCTGCGCCAATTGTCACTGCGTGGCTGCCAGTCTATCGCAGACGGCTCCATGAAAACCCTAGCTCAACTGTGCCCAAACGTGGAAGATTTAAATCTCAACGGTTGTAAAAAACTGACTGATGCCTCCTGCACGGCTTTTTCTAAACACTGTTCTAAACTTCAGAAACTTAACTTAGACGGTTGTTCGGCAATCACCGACAATTCCCTGAAAGCGTTGAGTGACGGTTGTCCGAATTTGACTCACATCAACATTAGCTGGTCGAACAACGTTACAGAAAACGGCGTGGAGGCGCTAGCGCGAGGGTGCCGAAAACTCAAAAGCTTTATCAGTAAAGGGTGTAAACAGATTACTTCTCGAGCTGTTATTTGTCTAGCTAGGTTCTGCGATCAATTAGAAGTTGTTAATTTGCTTGGTTGTTGT CACATAACCGACGAGGCTGTGCAGGCTTTGGCTGAAAAGTGTCCAAAGTTGCACTATCTGTGTCTTTCAGGATGTTCGGCATTGACGGACGCTTCGCTCATAGCGTTGGCTCAAAAATGTACGCTTTTGTCAACGCTTGAAGTCGCTGGATGCTCGCAGTTCACTGATGCCGGTTTTCAAGCACTTGCCAGA AGCTGCCGTTACCTCGAGAAAATGGACTTGGACGAATGTGTTTTGATAACGGATAATACCCTGATACACTTAGCCATGGGTTGCCCACGGATTGAATATTTG ACTCTCTCTCACTGCGAGCTGATCACGGACGAGGGCATAAGACACTTGTCGATGTCCCCGTGCGCCGCAGAAAACCTCACCGTTTTAGAATTAGACAATTGCCCACTGGTTACCGACGCTTCCCTCGAACACTTAATATCATGCCATAATTTACAACGAGTCGAACTTTATGATTGTCAGCTCATCACACGGGTTGGAATTAGACGATTAAGA AACCATTTACCCAATATTAAAGTCCACGCTTACTTTGCACCAGTTACGCCCCCACCTTCGGCCGGAGGATCCCGTCAAAGGTATTGTAGGTGCTGTGTAATTCTATGA
- the LOC103313184 gene encoding uncharacterized protein LOC103313184: MVSNCISFQNTAKKHETSTGRCHRFIPQVPQEFDCRVKANIKRELLNKDLAIRNEEFETWYSKEYPRKVVLPDQLFRPPQYQSLEYLRNVEEKLFVSPPPPIVLPLSEMKDSFRMNYTEPHTDEVKAPVVTAKCHVSKLGCEQQPAIQPHTKGFWKWTDPYLTVYKSEYIPHEGITDDKTLTFYNQAEFALPPSSGNRTMFDKQIFKNMLPVRLMSRSLKRVPNFGMQSEYQDHYIKQTFSYLYPHLQDRCTLFEDSLSEASRWQNLPPPGMYCSEYCNIGGFSVRRVVDQSTPTKEIARTKKCCRI; encoded by the exons ATGGTTtcaaattgtatcagctttcaAAACACAGCAAAAAAACATGAGACGTCCACCGGAAGGTGTCACCGGTTTATCCCGCAAGTGCCCCAAGAATTTGATTGT CGAGTCAAAGCAAACATTAAGCGCGAACTGCTAAACAAAGACCTTGCAATCAGAAATGAGGAATTCGAGACGTGGTACTCCAAGGAGTATCCGCGGAAAGTCGTTTTACCGGACCAGCTATTCAGGCCGCCACAATACCAAAGCTTGGAGTATCTGAGGAATGTGGAGGAAAAA TTGTTTGTTAGCCCTCCCCCTCCGATTGTGCTCCCTCTCTCCGAAATGAAGGACTCGTTCCGAATGAATTACACTGAGCCCCACACAGACGAAGTCAAAGCACCTGTTGTTACAGCAAAATGCCAT GTGAGCAAGCTGGGCTGTGAGCAACAACCAGCCATCCAGCCTCACACCAAGGGCTTTTGGAAGTGGACAGACCCTTACTTGACCGTCTACAAGTCCGAATATATCCCCCATGAAGGCATAACTGACGATAAAACACTAACattctataac CAAGCCGAGTTCGCTTTGCCTCCATCTTCCGGCAACAGAACAATGTTTgataaacaaatattcaaGAATATGCTGCCGGTGCGGCTCATGTCGAGGTCGTTGAAACGCGTCCCCAATTT TGGCATGCAATCGGAGTACCAGGATCACTACATCAAACAGACCTTCTCGTATCTCTACCCCCATCTCCAGGACCGATGCACTCTGTTCGAGGATTCGCTGTCTGAGGCGAGTCGGTGGCAGAACTTGCCACCCCCGGGAATGTATTGCTCTGAGTACTGCAATATTGGGGGTTTTTCGGTCCGGCGGGTCGTAGATCAAAGCACACCGACCAAAGAAATAGCGCGAACGAAGAAGTGTTGTCGAATTTAA
- the LOC100142251 gene encoding uncharacterized protein LOC100142251: protein MSGVKISGQTEINPSSSAEKNVPPINAKSSEASFADPLVTETISNASTHSKASSVGSSDKDRPSVTINTSGVSLNKGSADKISHSDTTQASQETIKTGSTAPSGTSVTTPEGTQKSLQSILSKKSMSRTTLTTSKTSSLGIESSDITMSSSRRSRASSKRMSSIFKRPSVPESTISFRNPLDDMTNAALVNAVTELEKSAKHLELENMVFLHFLEKNEPSLLEGMDNVLKNVQTIQDRASLSSKRLTLTRASRQSTILSYSTSSITPTVLEKEGPRINITQKTDLILREMDNIQAALNKINRKCYVIRHKLKAELEEMAIRESEIQEIKDTFERTFITNELSEKYSQKNPADRFCRFMDETFKKTGATIDKLRLRTSSLKVQYQKICAQLTQKKLLGEHLQEVDFEQLEIDNKHLREKIDKRNLLLLELKRMNGRANLLLSNQKKHLLKKVTDLKVYQDTIKMQEELVRKIDDECEKVSEELEATKEEHDKIKTKSENYEVPSVLEYVKKKAELGLLKKNLKIWERRKQIKEMALTASVREMKHATGLPAAKSSWFINPHDMHRGRGSVESTFEFMFERKMRLSLIMQKKKSRRRKTQSMDYSVGSLSDLITGSNTPNKKNVVRKKISLKNTESTSAPQDSDEPSEFQEKKPKKKVKESNTKKSKKRKLETSDESEPVVKKEKNSENAERRVNSKEKKEKFEEDPEKLSRTVFIGNLPISSNTKQIKQFFKKYGNVESVRIRGVPVADPKLPKKVAMIKREFHPDRKGFHGYIRFESRDDAIKSTEADGVLFQEHHLRVCMCDAKESPDEDKAIFVGNLSFYAEEDDLWKTFESCGPIASVRIVRDGKTGIGKGFGFVNFKNSDSVTLALEMENVTLKDRELRIKLYNFKAAKNDKKMRKAKKVINAGKRRYAKNAEKTDDVKGEFEEKLHLKGNQAFQGVKHAEKKKKKFNKGLLQKKKLVKQIAPK, encoded by the exons atGTCGGGAGTAAAAATTTCTggacaaaccgaaattaaccCATCTTCATCTGCAGAAAAAAACGTTCCTCCCATCAATGCCAAGAGTTCTGAGGCTTCGTTTGCTGATCCTTTAGTCACGGAAACAATATCGAACGCCTCGACTCATTCTAAAGCCTCATCAGTTGGATCCTCAGACAAAGACAGGCCCTCTGTTACAATTAACACGTCCGGTGTTAGTCTTAACAAAGGTTCCGCTGACAAAATCTCTCACTCAGATACCACCCAAGCTAGTCAAGAGACTATCAAAACGGGGTCAACGGCACCCTCCGGCACGTCAGTGACCACGCCAGAGGGGACACAAAAGTCGTTACAATCAATCTTGTCAAAGAAAAGTATGAGTCGGACTACACTAACAACCAGCAAGACTTCCAGTTTAGGGATAGAATCGTCAGACATCACCATGAGCTCAA GTAGACGCAGTAGAGCTTCCTCGAAACGAATGAGCAGCATATTTAAACGCCCCTCAGTTCCTGAGAGCACCATCAGTTTTCGAAACCCGTTGGACG ATATGACAAACGCCGCTTTGGTTAATGCCGTAACGGAATTAGAAAAAAGTGCCAAACATTTGGAGCTGGAAAACATGGTTTTCCtccactttttggaaaaaaacgaacCGTCACTACTCGAag GTATGGATAACGTGTTGAAAAACGTCCAAACAATCCAGGACCGTGCCTCGCTTTCTTCCAAAAGACTGACACTGACGAGAGCTTCGCGCCAGTCAACAATTTTGTCATACTCAACAAGTTCCATAACCCCCACAGTATTAGAGAAAGAAGGACCAAG aatcaATATTACGCAGAAGACTGATTTGATACTGCGAGAAATGGACAATATTCAAGCAGCGTTGAATAAAATCAACAGAAAGTGCTACGTTATTAGGCATAAATTGAAAGCAGAGTTGGAGGAAATGGCAATTCGCGAAAGTGAAATACAAGAAATCAAAGATACGTTTGAAAGAACATTTATTACTAACGAATTATCAGAAAAGTATTCGCAAAAGAATCCAGCGGATCGTTTTTGTCG GTTTATGGacgaaacttttaaaaaaactggcGCTACGATTGATAAACTGCGCCTAAGGACGAGCTCTCTAAAAGTGCAGTACCAGAAAATATGCGCTCAATTAACGCAGAAGAAGTTACTGGGCGAGCACTTGCAAGAGGTGGATTTTGAGCAGCTCGAAATTGATAATAAGCACTTGAGGGAGAAAATCGATAAAAGGAATTTGCTGCTTCTCGAACTGAAAAGAATGAACGGCCGCGCGAATTTACTGCTGAGCAATCAGAAGAAGCATCTGCTCAAGAAAGTGACCGATCTAAAAGTGTATCAAGACACAATCAAAATGCAAGAGGAGTTGGTTCGGAAAATCGACGACGAATGTGAAAAGGTTTCCGAAGAACTGGAGGCAACCAAGGAAGAGcacgataaaattaaaaccaagaGTGAAAATTACGAG GTTCCTTCTGTTTTAGAGTATGTGAAAAAGAAAGCTGAGTTGGGCTTGCTGAAGAAAAATCTAAAGATTTGGGAGAGACGGAAACAAATCAAAGAA aTGGCACTTACTGCCTCTGTGAGGGAAATGAAACACGCGACGGGCTTACCAGCTGCCAAATCTTCTTGGTTTAT TAATCCTCATGATATGCATCGCGGAAGAGGGTCAGTTGAAAGCACATTTGAGTTTATGTTTGAACGCAAAATGAGGCTTTCGCTGATAATGCAAAAGAAGAAAAGTCGTCGTCGCAAGACGCagt CGATGGATTACTCTGTGGGTAGTCTGTCCGATTTAATAACTGGCTCGAATACTCCCAACAAGAAGAATGTGGTCAGAAAAAAGATAAGTCTTAAAAATACAGAATCCACTTCAGCACCTCAAGACTCAGATGAACCTTCAGAGTTTCAagaaaagaaaccaaaaaagaaAGTTAAGGAAAGTAATacgaaaaaatccaaaaagcGAAAGCTAGAGACAAGTGATGAGAGTGAACCTGTGgtgaaaaaggagaaaaactCTGAAAACGCGGAAAGACGTGTTaattcaaaagaaaaaaaagaaaaatttgaagaGGACCCGGAAAAACTTTCGAGGACAGTGTTTATTGGAAATTTACCAATTTCCTCAAATACAAAGCagattaaacaatttttcaaaaaatatggaAACGTGGAAAGTGTAAGGATTAGAGGAGTTCCTGTCGCGGATCCCAAACTACCCAAAAAAGTTGCGATGATTAAAAGAGAATTCCATCCAGACCGTAAAGGTTTTCACGGTTACATTAG gtTTGAGTCCAGAGACGATGCTATCAAATCAACAGAAGCAGACGGTGTTCTCTTCCAAGAGCATCATTTAAGAGTTTGTATGTGTGACGCGAAGGAATCTCCAGATGAAGATAAAGCcatttttgttggaaatttaagcTTCT ATGCAGAGGAGGACGATTTATGGAAAACATTCGAATCCTGTGGCCCCATTGCCTCCGTCAGGATTGTAAGGGATGGGAAAACCGGGATCGGAAAAGGATTTGGTTTTGTCAACTTCAAAAATTCCGATTCGGTTACACTTGCGCTAGAAATGGAAAATGTTACACTGAAAGATAGGGAATTAAGAATCAAATTATATAACTTTAAAGCCGCAAagaatgacaaaaaaatgCGCAAAGCGAAAAAG GTAATAAATGCTGGAAAACGCAGATATGCGAAAAATGCGGAGAAAACTGATGACGTAAAAGGAGAATTTGAGGAAAAGCTGCATTTGAAGGGAAATCAAGCTTTTCAAGGCGTTAAGCATGCAGAGAAAAAG AAAAAGAAATTCAACAAAGGGTTGttgcaaaagaaaaaattggttAAGCAGATAgcgccaaaataa
- the LOC100141559 gene encoding AN1-type zinc finger protein 1-like, whose product MELPNLGQQCAHSNCQQLDFLPLQCKCGKQFCSEHFNKHVQVCETSTNVEVEPQKIQNVFKCSFENCHESSLVPLLCSTCRKHFCIKHRHITQCSEPDEETLAQKREKLAAPVRQFNEAKSAVDKQIEQNLIAAKKKGKNLANKVQLMKIKNKAKGLNSIPTSDRVYFNVTHPETGHVTPVFVSKIWSLGRAIDAIASECKLRNDNNKSGEKKLRLFKQDSGEISKNLADGLEKLISDGVIMDGENLIITYVDDN is encoded by the coding sequence ATGGAGCTCCCCAATTTAGGTCAGCAATGCGCCCATTCAAACTGCCAGCAGTTAGATTTTCTCCCTTTACAATGCAAATGCGGCAAACAATTTTGCTCGGAACATTTCAACAAACACGTCCAAGTGTGTGAAACCTCAACGAATGTTGAGGTAGaaccacaaaaaattcaaaacgtgTTCAAATGCTCGTTCGAAAATTGTCACGAATCTAGTTTGGTCCCTTTGCTTTGCTCCACTTGTCGTAAACATTTCTGTATAAAACACCGGCATATCACCCAGTGTAGCGAGCCAGACGAGGAAACTCTCGCCCAAAAAAGGGAGAAACTGGCTGCGCCTGTGAGGCAGTTCAATGAAGCTAAGAGCGCGGTTGATAAACAAATCGAGCAAAATTTAATCGCGGCGAAAAAGAAGGGTAAAAATTTGGCAAACAAAGTACAACtcatgaaaattaaaaataaagcgaaGGGGTTAAATAGTATTCCAACTTCAGACCGCGTTTACTTCAATGTTACACACCCTGAAACGGGGCACGTGACCCCCGTTttcgtttcaaaaatttggagtttggGGCGCGCAATCGATGCAATTGCAAGTGAGTGTAAATTGAGGAATGATAATAACAAGagtggtgaaaaaaaattaagattgtTTAAACAAGATAGTGgtgaaatttcgaaaaatctgGCGGACGGTCTTGAAAAACTGATCAGTGATGGTGTTATTATGGATGGGGAAAATCTTATAATAACTTATGTAGATGataattga
- the LOC100142453 gene encoding anaphase-promoting complex subunit 13: MDSSVTIDGYFVDLIDDKWRSEKLPHDDINVPTHELADPEADSGDIHLTLQEQEQKWTDIALSALSEHQ, translated from the coding sequence ATGGACAGTTCAGTGACTATTGATGGTTACTTTGTTGATTTAATTGACGATAAGTGGCGTTCCGAGAAGCTGCCTCACGACGATATCAACGTCCCCACGCACGAGCTCGCCGACCCCGAGGCCGACTCCGGAGACATCCACTTAACCCTCCAGGAGCAAGAACAAAAGTGGACCGACATTGCCCTCAGTGCACTAAGCGAACACCAGTGA